The Camelina sativa cultivar DH55 chromosome 14, Cs, whole genome shotgun sequence genome includes a window with the following:
- the LOC104740716 gene encoding SKP1-like protein 4, whose translation MTSNKIILKSSDGESFEVDEAVAVESQTIKHMIEEDCASNGIPLPNVTGATLAKVIAYCKKHVEAASEADGVDKDLCGSNENDELKNWDTEFLKVDQPTLFDLILAANYLNISGLLDLTCQAVADQMKGKTPDEMRAHFNIKNDYTQEEEEEVRNENKWAFE comes from the exons ATGACGTCCAACAAGATCATCCTCAAGAGTTCCGACGGTGAATCTTTCGAGGTAGACGAAGCTGTTGCTGTTGAGTCCCAGACGATCAAGCACATGATCGAGGAAGACTGTGCCAGTAACGGAATCCCGCTTCCTAATGTCACTGGAGCCACCTTGGCTAAGGTAATTGCGTACTGCAAGAAGCACGTGGAGGCCGCCTCTGAGGCTGATGGTGTTGACAAGGATTTATGTGGTTCCAACGAGAACGATGAGCTTAAGAATTGGGATACCGAATTCCTTAAAGTCGATCAGCCTACTCTCTTCGATCTTATTCTG gctgCTAACTATCTGAACATCAGTGGACTTCTTGACCTTACGTGCCAGGCCGTGGCTGATCAGATGAAAGGCAAAACTCCAGATGAGATGCGTGCTCACTTCAACATCAAGAACGATTACACacaggaggaagaagaggaggttcGCAATGAGAACAAGTGGGCGTTCGAGTGA